Proteins from a single region of Macaca fascicularis isolate 582-1 chromosome 5, T2T-MFA8v1.1:
- the RHOH gene encoding rho-related GTP-binding protein RhoH codes for MLSSIKCVLVGDSAVGKTSLLVRFTSETFPEAYKPTVYENTGVDVFMDGIQISLGLWDTAGNDAFRSIRPLSYQQADVVLMCYSVANHNSFLNLKNKWIGEIRSNLPCTPVLVVATQTDQREMGPHRASCINAMEGKKLAQDVRAKGYLECSALSNRGVQQVFECAVRTAVNQARRRNRRRLFSINECKIF; via the coding sequence ATGCTGAGTTCCATCAAGTGCGTGTTGGTGGGCGACTCTGCTGTGGGGAAAACCTCTCTGTTGGTGCGCTTCACCTCTGAGACCTTCCCGGAGGCCTACAAGCCCACAGTGTACGAGAACACGGGGGTGGACGTCTTCATGGATGGcatccagatcagcctgggcctCTGGGACACAGCCGGCAATGACGCCTTCAGAAGCATCCGGCCCCTGTCCTACCAGCAGGCAGACGTGGTGCTGATGTGCTACTCTGTGGCCAACCATAACTCATTCCTGAACTTGAAGAACAAGTGGATTGGTGAAATCAGGAGCAACTTGCCCTGTACCCCTGTGCTGGTGGTGGCCACCCAGACTGACCAGCGGGAGATGGGGCCCCACAGGGCCTCCTGCATCAATGccatggaagggaagaaactGGCCCAGGATGTCAGAGCCAAGGGTTACCTGGAGTGCTCAGCCCTTAGCAACCGGGGGGTACAGCAGGTGTTTGAGTGCGCGGTCCGAACTGCCGTCAACCAGGCCAGGAGACGAAACAGAAGGAGACTCTTCTCCATCAATGAGTGCAAGATCTTCTAA